The Kribbella amoyensis genomic sequence TGGGTGGCCGCGCTGCTGATCCTGCTCGGCGTCTACATCCTGGCCCGCTTCGCGACCGGGAAGACCCGGGCCGTGCTGGAGGGCAAGCTCGGTGGCCGGTTCCTCGGCCCGCTGGGGCTGTTCGCCGGGTTCGTCGACGCGACCGGCGGCGGTGGCTGGGGTCCGGTGGCCACGTCGTCCCTGCTGAGCAGCGGCAAGCTCGCGCCGCGGAAGACGGTCGGCTCGGTCAACGCGGCCGAGTTCATCGTGTCGGTGGCCGCGAGCATCGGTTTCCTCTTCGGGCTCGGCAACGAGAACGTGCCCTTCGACCTCGTCGCGGCGCTGCTCGTCGGTGGCGTGCTGGCCGCACCGCTCGCGGCCTGGCTGGTGTCGCGCCTGGCGACGCGCTGGCTCGGGGTGGGCATCGGCCTGGTGCTGATCCTCACCAACACGCGGACCCTGCTCAACGGGCTCGACGTCAGCGCCGGCCCGCGGTACGCGATCTACGCCGCGCTGGTGCTGCTGTGGGCCGGGTTCGTCGCGTACTGCGTGAAGAGCTTCGGCCGGCGGACCGAGGCGGAGCCGGAGCCCGAGCTGGAGACCTCCGCGAGCCGCTGAACGATTACGGCTTGGCCACTTCTGGGCGGGACGACCGCGCCTCGGCCCGGTTCCGGCGGTGGGTGTTCGCGCGGCGCCGTACTGTTGGAGCGTGGTCCGATTCCTGCCGTTCCTGATCAGCCTGGTCCTGACCGTCTACGCGCTCTTCTCCTGCATCCAGACGCGCGATGAGGACGTCCCGCACCTGCCGAAGCTGGTGTGGATCGTGCTGATCGTGTTCGTGCCGTTCGCCGGCCCGATCATCTGGCTGCTGATGGCGCGGCGGGTGCAGCGCTCCGAGCGCCCGGCCCGGCCCGCCGGTCCGCCCGCGCGGCCGGTCGCGCCCGACGACGATCCCGACTTCCTCGCGTCGCTGGAGCGCTATCGCGATCCGCGGATGACGCCGCACCCGGAGCCGGGCGACGAGCACCCGGCCGAGGACGAGCCGAAGCCGCCGGAGCAGCCGAAGCCGGCCGAGGACAAGAAGAAGCCGCGGCCGGAGAAGAAGAAGCCCGAGGACTCCGAGTCGGGCGCCCCGACCGAACCGGACGACGGCAAGAGCTAGCCGGCCGGTCGGGGCCCTGAGGACGACGGCAGGAGCTGGCCCGCGTGTCGGAGGTCCTGCGGACGGTGGGCCTCAGCGCAGTGCTGAGGACGGGCCGGGTCCGGCCTGGTGGGACCGGACCCGGGTGGGTCGGGGTGGTTCAGCTCCCGGCGGCCGCGTCAGGCGGACTTCCGGTGCTCGGCGAGTACGACGTTGTCCCGCTCGGACTCCGTGGTCCCGCCCCAGACGCCGTACGGCTCCCCGACGGAGAGCGCGTGCTGGCGGCATTCGGGCTGAACCGGGCAGGTTCCGCAGAGCGACTTCGCCACCATCTCGCGGGCGCGTTTGCGCACGCCACGCTCCGATTCGGGGGAGAAGAACAGCTCCGGGTTGACGTCGCGGCAAGCGCTTTGCGACTGCCAGTCCCACAGATCCATGAGCGGGCGGGGTAGGCGAGGCATCCCTCTCGACATGGCAACCTCCTTGACTCACCGTGAGCGCGGACGGGCGCTCGGTGAAAACTATGCTCAACTCATGCGTAGTTCAACCCTTGTTGTCTCGAACTTCGGTCCATTCGTTATCGGCGGGTGCGGATTTCCGTCGCTTCGAGGCGTAAACCGGGCATCATGAAGTCCGTGCAGTCGCAGACGGAGACGCTCACTGTCGGCGCCACCGCGCGTCGTCTGGGGATCGCCGCGCCCACCCTGCGGAGCTGGGAGCGCCGGTACGGACTGCGCCCGAGCGCGCGGAGTACAGGCGGTCATCGGCGGTACAGCCTGGAGGATCTGGCGCGGCTGCGCGCGATGCTCCGGATGGTCAACGAGGGCGTGCCGACGGCCGAGGCGGCGTCGGTGGTCCGGGACCGCGTGTACGCGCCCGCGGCCTCGACTGTGATCTCCACCACTTCGGTCGCCGACACCCAGGTCGTGACGCGTCCGCTGGCCCAGCCGCGGCCGAAGGTGCGGCGCGAACCGGCCCGTCCGGCGGACCTGTTCGCGCTCGCCAACGCGATGGACAGCGAGCGGCTGACCCACGAGGTCGCGCGGAGCCTGGACCGGGCCGGCGCGGTCGAGTCCTGGACGAACCGGCTCGCGCCGTTGCTCGTCGACGTCGGCGACCAGTGGGAGACCACCGGTGCCTGTGTCGAGGTCGAGCACCTCGCGTCCGACGCGGTCGCGGCCGGCCTGCGGTACCACACCCGCCGCGCGGTCGAGCGGTTCCGCCCGGACGAGTCCGAGCGCGCCGTCGTCCTCGCCTGCCTCGAGCGGGAGGACCACGCGTTGCCGCTGCTCGCGCTCGCGGCCGCGCTCGCCGAGCGATCCGTCCGGGTCCGTACCCTCGGCGCCGCCACCCCGGTCAGCTCGCTGTCGGCCGCGGTCCGCCGGATCCGGCCGGCCGCCGTGTTCATCTGGTCCAGCGCGCCCGCGACCGCGGACCTGTCGGCGCTGAAGGTGCTCGCCCGCACCCGCCCGCCGTACGCGCTGGTCGTCGGCGGACCGGGCTGGGAATCGATGGGCCGGCCGCACGGCTGGGTCGGCACGCTGGAGGAGGCCGTGGACGCGCTGATGCTCGCCGTCCGCCCGTAGAGGCTTTGTTGTCGCGGCCTTGCTTCAAATGATGAGGGCGCCGAGGATCGCGGCGCCGAGGCCGAGGACCAGGTTGAGGGCCACGTTGAGCACGGCCCGGCCGCGTCCACCCGCGACGGCGAGCTGGACGGTCTCGGCCGCGAACGTGCTGTACGTCGTGAACGCGCCGCAGAACCCGACGCCGACGAGCAGCGTGGCCGTGTCGTCCGTGATGCCGGTCATCAGGCCGAGGACGAAGCTGCCGAGGACGTTCACCGCGAGCGTGCCCCACGGGAACGGCTTCGTCCGGCCGCGCATCATCCGGGTGACGAAGTACCGGTCGGTGAGGAAGCGCAGCGGTGCCCCGACCGCGGCGCCGGCGGCGACCAGGAGGACGTTCACCGGCTCGCCACCCAGTCACCGAGCGCGGC encodes the following:
- a CDS encoding sulfite exporter TauE/SafE family protein — protein: MRRLILVALLGSLAQLVDGTLGMAYGVTATTALLITGITPAIASAAVHLSEVGTTLASGLSHWRFGNVDWRVVALIGVPGGVGAFAGATFLSSLSTESASLWVAALLILLGVYILARFATGKTRAVLEGKLGGRFLGPLGLFAGFVDATGGGGWGPVATSSLLSSGKLAPRKTVGSVNAAEFIVSVAASIGFLFGLGNENVPFDLVAALLVGGVLAAPLAAWLVSRLATRWLGVGIGLVLILTNTRTLLNGLDVSAGPRYAIYAALVLLWAGFVAYCVKSFGRRTEAEPEPELETSASR
- a CDS encoding PLD nuclease N-terminal domain-containing protein — translated: MVRFLPFLISLVLTVYALFSCIQTRDEDVPHLPKLVWIVLIVFVPFAGPIIWLLMARRVQRSERPARPAGPPARPVAPDDDPDFLASLERYRDPRMTPHPEPGDEHPAEDEPKPPEQPKPAEDKKKPRPEKKKPEDSESGAPTEPDDGKS
- a CDS encoding WhiB family transcriptional regulator, which codes for MSRGMPRLPRPLMDLWDWQSQSACRDVNPELFFSPESERGVRKRAREMVAKSLCGTCPVQPECRQHALSVGEPYGVWGGTTESERDNVVLAEHRKSA
- a CDS encoding MerR family transcriptional regulator, producing the protein MQSQTETLTVGATARRLGIAAPTLRSWERRYGLRPSARSTGGHRRYSLEDLARLRAMLRMVNEGVPTAEAASVVRDRVYAPAASTVISTTSVADTQVVTRPLAQPRPKVRREPARPADLFALANAMDSERLTHEVARSLDRAGAVESWTNRLAPLLVDVGDQWETTGACVEVEHLASDAVAAGLRYHTRRAVERFRPDESERAVVLACLEREDHALPLLALAAALAERSVRVRTLGAATPVSSLSAAVRRIRPAAVFIWSSAPATADLSALKVLARTRPPYALVVGGPGWESMGRPHGWVGTLEEAVDALMLAVRP
- the crcB gene encoding fluoride efflux transporter CrcB, which gives rise to MNVLLVAAGAAVGAPLRFLTDRYFVTRMMRGRTKPFPWGTLAVNVLGSFVLGLMTGITDDTATLLVGVGFCGAFTTYSTFAAETVQLAVAGGRGRAVLNVALNLVLGLGAAILGALII